One region of Vallitalea okinawensis genomic DNA includes:
- a CDS encoding VOC family protein translates to MKIATYLRMKGRCNEALDLYKDIFNGEELFRYVHDENTTENESMIGKIFHAEMKIQDFYIYMSDTQEDLDYNKQAYNITVEVDTLEEAHRIFDRLKEGGRVHTPITKMAYGPYIGNLFDKFGINWDIVYC, encoded by the coding sequence ATGAAAATTGCTACCTATCTACGCATGAAAGGTCGTTGTAATGAAGCACTTGATCTGTATAAGGATATTTTTAATGGTGAAGAACTTTTTAGGTATGTCCACGATGAAAATACCACAGAGAATGAAAGTATGATCGGAAAGATCTTTCACGCTGAAATGAAAATCCAAGACTTTTACATCTATATGTCTGACACGCAAGAAGACTTGGATTATAATAAACAAGCTTATAATATAACTGTGGAAGTGGATACACTGGAAGAAGCCCACAGAATCTTTGATCGCTTGAAAGAAGGTGGTCGTGTTCATACGCCCATAACAAAGATGGCTTATGGACCTTATATAGGTAATTTATTTGATAAGTTCGGGATTAATTGGGATATTGTTTATTGTTAA
- a CDS encoding GNAT family N-acetyltransferase, whose amino-acid sequence MADMLVNLLQIEDYQEEVDRLKKEGIEIFRALAPDKHRIIDWVRENSSPNAAGECDVCFSNRPISCFIAAKGSKILGYACYNATAPDFFGPTRVIEECQGKGIGKALLLRSLNAMKAEGYIYAIIGGIGPAKFYEKCVKAVFIESSKEHSVYEHFLAGIEKKEQELNE is encoded by the coding sequence ATGGCAGATATGTTAGTTAATTTATTACAGATAGAAGATTACCAAGAAGAAGTTGACAGGCTAAAAAAAGAGGGGATAGAGATCTTTAGAGCTTTAGCACCTGATAAACATCGAATCATAGATTGGGTAAGAGAGAATTCTAGTCCTAATGCTGCTGGAGAATGCGATGTATGTTTCTCAAACCGACCGATATCCTGTTTTATAGCAGCGAAAGGAAGTAAAATCCTCGGCTATGCTTGTTATAATGCAACTGCTCCAGATTTTTTTGGACCAACTAGGGTGATAGAAGAATGTCAAGGTAAAGGTATAGGCAAAGCTTTATTATTGCGCTCATTAAATGCAATGAAAGCTGAAGGCTATATATACGCCATTATCGGAGGAATTGGACCAGCTAAGTTTTATGAAAAGTGCGTTAAAGCAGTCTTTATCGAAAGTTCTAAAGAGCATAGTGTTTATGAGCATTTTCTAGCTGGCATAGAGAAAAAAGAACAAGAGCTAAACGAATGA
- a CDS encoding N-acetylglucosamine kinase yields the protein MKQYVAGWDGGGTKTAIQIRDLQGNIIHNGLAGPLNYNSQKKEDIRNTVQTLIHDMERIAGSLDSFRSLCISTAGVSNKEAISVIENEVRNTGFKSKLLIVGDQEAALYGAMGRPEGMVLISGTGSICFGKNHKGKTFRSGGWGHLIDDEGSGYAIGRDILTAAVRSYDKRSQESILLNAVLHAIHGETIEDIIHFTYKEAKSKKDIAGLAPLLIPAIEMNDPQAVAICNKAARELTKLVVTVARELQMETGELAFLGGILKHYHCIQEQLKENLRIKMPHMKLKEAEHDSVAGAALMAIENLEIE from the coding sequence ATGAAACAATATGTAGCGGGATGGGATGGTGGTGGAACTAAAACTGCCATCCAGATAAGAGATCTACAAGGTAACATCATTCATAATGGGTTAGCAGGACCTTTAAATTATAACAGTCAAAAGAAAGAAGACATAAGAAATACAGTGCAAACATTGATCCATGATATGGAGCGTATAGCGGGGTCATTAGATTCTTTTAGGAGTCTATGCATATCAACGGCTGGTGTTAGTAACAAAGAGGCAATATCAGTTATAGAAAATGAGGTACGAAATACTGGCTTTAAAAGTAAGTTACTGATCGTCGGCGATCAAGAGGCAGCATTGTATGGAGCTATGGGAAGACCAGAAGGAATGGTACTCATAAGCGGTACAGGATCCATATGTTTTGGCAAAAATCATAAGGGTAAGACTTTTCGTTCTGGAGGATGGGGTCATCTCATTGATGATGAGGGTAGCGGGTATGCAATTGGTCGTGATATATTGACAGCTGCAGTTAGAAGTTACGATAAAAGAAGTCAGGAATCTATACTTTTGAATGCAGTTCTCCATGCTATTCATGGGGAAACGATAGAAGATATTATCCATTTCACTTATAAAGAGGCAAAAAGCAAAAAAGACATTGCTGGTCTTGCACCACTATTAATACCTGCTATTGAAATGAATGATCCACAAGCAGTGGCTATATGCAATAAAGCGGCACGAGAATTAACAAAGCTTGTGGTAACTGTTGCTAGAGAACTCCAAATGGAGACAGGAGAGCTAGCTTTTTTAGGTGGCATTTTAAAACACTATCACTGCATACAAGAACAACTGAAAGAGAATTTAAGAATAAAAATGCCTCATATGAAGTTAAAAGAAGCAGAGCATGATAGCGTTGCAGGTGCAGCATTAATGGCAATAGAGAATTTAGAAATCGAATAG
- the nagZ gene encoding beta-N-acetylhexosaminidase, whose amino-acid sequence MNLTLREKVGQRLVVGISGTTIDHVTEELISKYKIANIILFKNNIESNNQLKELCENLQRLVKKHTGRGAFITIDQEGGMVTRLAEDAVNMPGAMAIAAIGNPKNAYEAGKITGGQLKSLGVNFNLAPVVDINSNRDNPVIGVRSYGDCPENVAEYTVATTRGLLEGGVLASAKHFPGHGDTNVDSHLGLPQINKTLEELEKCELVPFQKVIEANIPAIMSAHILFPEIEKEQIPATMSREIITGLLKEKMGYKGLVVSDCMEMQAIKKYYGTVEGVKRAIMAGVDLVFISHTAELAREASDVLVNALECGELSMEEMDASIGKIFAWKEYYADHFDTEIGFDVDKGKELAYQLLQQSITPVKMPSKTLPELGSNPLFLGSIPFRATNVSNNNGDSFNFAEYMAKKFGGKGIITSPEPTQEEIDEVLKGADHHSSIMIGTYNGHLYKGQLELVRKAAEKNKNVIVLALRNPYDLSELPESVYGIAIYEYTVDSLRVITEILGKTLIPQGVLPVQL is encoded by the coding sequence ATGAACTTAACATTAAGGGAGAAGGTAGGGCAACGTCTTGTAGTTGGGATATCGGGGACCACTATTGATCATGTAACAGAGGAATTAATTAGTAAGTATAAAATTGCTAATATTATACTCTTCAAAAATAACATTGAAAGTAACAACCAACTGAAAGAACTATGTGAAAACCTTCAAAGGTTAGTTAAAAAACATACTGGGAGAGGAGCTTTTATAACAATTGATCAAGAAGGGGGTATGGTGACTAGGTTGGCAGAGGATGCTGTTAATATGCCGGGGGCAATGGCTATAGCAGCCATTGGAAATCCCAAAAATGCTTATGAAGCTGGCAAAATTACTGGCGGTCAATTAAAATCATTAGGAGTCAATTTTAATTTAGCACCAGTAGTTGATATTAATTCCAATAGGGATAATCCAGTTATAGGCGTTAGGAGTTATGGTGATTGTCCAGAAAATGTAGCAGAATACACAGTAGCTACGACTAGAGGTTTATTGGAGGGTGGTGTATTGGCGTCTGCTAAACATTTCCCAGGCCATGGGGATACCAATGTAGATTCACACCTTGGGCTACCTCAGATTAATAAGACCCTAGAAGAGTTAGAGAAATGTGAATTAGTACCTTTTCAAAAAGTCATCGAAGCTAACATTCCAGCTATTATGTCAGCTCATATATTATTTCCAGAGATAGAGAAAGAGCAGATACCAGCAACCATGTCCCGTGAAATCATAACAGGCTTATTAAAAGAAAAAATGGGCTATAAAGGCTTAGTGGTCAGTGATTGTATGGAAATGCAGGCAATCAAAAAATACTATGGAACAGTAGAAGGGGTGAAACGTGCTATCATGGCAGGTGTTGATTTGGTTTTTATTTCACATACAGCAGAGTTGGCACGAGAAGCTTCTGATGTGCTTGTAAATGCACTAGAATGCGGAGAACTTTCCATGGAAGAAATGGATGCATCCATAGGGAAGATTTTTGCTTGGAAGGAGTATTACGCAGATCACTTTGACACAGAAATTGGATTTGATGTGGATAAAGGTAAAGAACTTGCTTATCAATTACTTCAACAATCCATCACACCTGTTAAGATGCCATCTAAAACATTACCAGAACTAGGCAGCAATCCACTGTTTCTAGGAAGTATACCATTCAGAGCTACCAATGTATCCAATAACAATGGAGACAGCTTTAACTTTGCAGAATACATGGCAAAGAAGTTTGGAGGCAAAGGAATCATTACATCACCAGAACCAACACAGGAAGAAATTGATGAGGTCTTAAAGGGAGCTGATCATCATAGTTCCATTATGATTGGTACATATAATGGGCATCTATATAAAGGGCAGTTAGAACTTGTCAGAAAAGCAGCCGAGAAGAATAAAAATGTTATTGTCCTGGCTTTAAGAAATCCTTATGATTTAAGTGAATTACCTGAAAGTGTCTATGGCATTGCAATTTATGAATATACTGTTGATAGTCTTAGGGTCATAACAGAAATATTGGGAAAAACTTTAATTCCACAGGGTGTTTTACCGGTGCAGCTTTAA